The following nucleotide sequence is from Aspergillus luchuensis IFO 4308 DNA, chromosome 1, nearly complete sequence.
TGCTGTGTCAGCGGAAATGGACTGGGAGTCACCTGGATTTCTCGTCTTTTTGTCGGTTTGTCTGGACTTTGTCAGCCAGTGACGGATATGTTAATAATCTTGATGCCTCACTTCACGGAGGCGCCAATGGGTTGCCGCTATACATGCATCATAAGCGACACTACCATTTCTCGTCTCCTCGGACCATTTCATGATCAGTATATATGCATTTCAACCCTTGCGATAACTCCTTATACATTCATTGGCCTTGCATTGATCTAAGTCTCTTCTAATCATAAAGAATATCTCCCCTGCCGAACAACTTCCACAGCGCACGGAGCTCTGTGATATGGAGGGAGTGATGGAAGACTATTTACAGGAGGCTCGAAATAAGCCTGTGTCATTGCCAAAGCTATCTTGCGCTTCCAAACTCCCGTTCCCTCCACCTTTAGGGGCCGACGGTCTGCCTCGAAGTGTCCCAGATACTTCTTATGACGCTATCTGATCGCCGAAGAATTGAAATTACTTGGGAACTGTGTCCGACTCTCACTACCCTAGCTTACCAACCACGCTTGAAAGACTTCGGTTGGGTTGTATCTTCGTAATGCGGAGAGGGAGCTGAGACTACACAGCCAGTTTGCTAGTGCAGGAGTTGCCTGTGCCTTGGCATTGTACCAGAGAAGGACTAGATTATTGACACGAAGTTTAGTTCCATTATGTTCTCGTTCATAGATCCTCTAAGCTAATTGAGGATGATCGGTTGGTTATCAATGCTCGGGCCGAAGAGTTGCATCGTTCTCTTCCGTTCCGTCTAACAGCTACTGTAACTGTTCGCTAGCACGTCGATTGAGAAGGCTCTAGCGACTTAGCCCGAAGGTTAGGTAGGCTACCCATGTACCCGAACCTAGTGCTTTTTCGGTTTGAAGCTAGCAACTAGTCATACGAAGCCAATGGGGAGAGAGACTATGCAGGTATGACAAGCTTTTGCTGCGGAAAAGAATCCGGGCAACCCTACCCACAATGTCGCCATCGCTCGTATAACATCATTACGCCCCATCTTCAATTGCAGACAACATTCAATTTTCGGGGAAATAACGTGTTGCTTTTGCCCTCAGAAGATATCAGTCATGGATAATATCTCACACACCTCGCCTCGAAGCGACTATGACCTATCGACCCCCATAACCTCCACCTCTGGACTCCGTCAAGGCCTATCATCCTATGGCGATGCGCATTTCTCTCTATTCCTGCGAAAAGTCTTCATTAAGGCCCTGGGATACTCCGATGAAGCGCTCTCTCGCCCCATAGTTGGCATTATCAATACCTATTCCGGGTTCAATCCATGCCACGCCAATGCCCCTCAGCTGATCGAAGCCGTGAAACGGGGCGTTCATCTCCAGGGAGGGCTTGCTATCGAGTTCCCGACGATTAGTATCCAGGAGAGCTTTTCTCATCCAACAAGCATGTTTTTGAGGAACTTGATGAGTATGGATACCGAAGAGATGATTCGTGCTCAGCCGTTGGATGCGTGCGTTATGATTGGAGGTATGGACATGCCACCTTTCCCCTTCCTATCTCTAGAGACACAGAAAATAAATTCAGGAATTGCTGTTCAGCTAACATCACATAGGCTGTGATAAAACTGTTCCTGCTCAGTTGATGGGCGGCATCTCTGCCAATAAACCCATACTTCCGCTTATCACGGGCCCGATGTTGCCGGGGAGTCATCGCGGGCAACGCATTGGGGCTTGTACGGATTGCCGGAATAACTGGGCAGCATTTCGAGCGAAGGAAATTGATATTGAAGAAATATCGGCTATCAATGAGGAGCTGGCCCCGACGGTTCGTATTATAGTATATGATGCTCGAGAAGACCTTAATCTTTGCTGATTATATTTGCAACAGGTCGGAACGTGTGGGGTTATGGGAACTGCCAGTACAATGGCATGCATCACAGCAGCTCTGGGCATGATGCCGCTCCGTGGCGCGTCCGCGCCAGCAGTCTCCTCAGCGAGAATCCGAGTGGCCGAGGAAACAGGGGCAAATGCAGTGGCGGTGGCACGCGCTGAACGACGACCTCAAGATATCCTCTCGAAGGAGTCCTTTTTAAACGCCATCACGGTGTTACAAGCTATCGGAGGTTCGACTAATGCTGTTGTACACCTAATGGCTATTGTGAACAGACACCCCAAGTTACAAGGGGTAATCACTTTGCAGACTATAGAGGAAGTCGGCCAGCGGACACCGCTCCTCATTGACCTAAAGCCAAGTGGTGACAACTACATGAACGACTTCCACAATGCAGGTGGAATGTTGGTGTTGCTTCATACTCTCCGcccacttcttcatctctcaGCCATGACCATAAGCGGTCAAACGTTGGGCGAAGTACTGGATTCTTCACCGTTCAGGACATTTCCCCTTTCGCAGCAGATCATCAGACCGCTATCtgatcctctccacccttCATCCTCGCTAGTCGTCCTCCGGGGAAATATCGCGCCCGATGGAGCCGTCATGAAGGCATCTGCATCCAAGGATCGACGCTTGCTCTCTCATTCTGGACCAGCCGTTGTTTTCGAGAACTCCATAGATCTTGCTAAGCGCATCGATGATCCCAACCTCGAGGTCACTCCAGATTCAGTCTTGGTTCTGAAGGGCATCGGGCCCATAGGCAACCCCGGAATGCCCGAAGCAGGCCTGATACCTATCCCTCGTAAGCTTGGCTCCGCAGGCGTCAAGGACATGCTGCGTCTGTCCGATGGACGCATgtcaggaacagcaggaggTACTATTGTTCTTCATATATCACCCGAGTCAGCGCTGCGGCAGTCGCCATTCGGAGTGGTACAAACAGGAGATTTAATTACTTGCGACGTTACAAAGAGAAAGCTTCAGCTTGAGATTTCAGATGAAGAGCTGAAACGGCGAATTGACGCCCGGAAACAGGCGCTCAAAGCTAACGGGGCGGAAAGATCGCATGCTAAtcagagggaaagagggtaTCGGGGGCTGTATGAACGATCGGTGAACCAGGCACAGGATGGCGCTGATTTTGACTTTCTCGCAGCGAGTGGGCCATCATTTTATGATGGAAAGTAAACCATGGATATTGAGTTGTTGTTAGGAATGAGACAGGTAGATAATCGGCAGCCCTGACCCAGTGCCCTAAGCCCTTCATTCCCGCCCGAATAGGCAAAAGTAGATGCAACGCGCGGAACGCGTTCCCCAAATCGGGCGGCGCGTTGCAGGAGAGCCGGAGAGAGTCTCACCTCCGCATCGCAACCACGAGCGTCACATACAATGTCAGATCGGGGCTAGATCGATGCGCTGAAAttacttactttattttatcatAACTCCAGAGGCATCGTATTTCTCGTCACCCCACCATGGCTACTGAAGCTATGCGTCCCCGGGGCCGACCAGCCCGTGAGTATACAATCGCCCTATACCTTCCTCGACTTGCTAACATTGTGTGATTGCCTGCCAGACACCCCCGGGACTACGGTACTAGCATATACACCGGACGGACGTCGCGTTATCACGGGCGGTTCCAACTCTGCGATTCGGATCTACACTGTTGGACAGGATGGAGAGCCGAAGACAATTGatgagggtgtggatggaCATCTTGGAATCGGAGCAACTGTATGCTCTCTGACACGCTATGCGTAATATATATGCTTGGATAATATGCTAATACATCCCGCGGCAGAATGAATCATTTATCATGGGCGCCGAAGACGGTACCGTCTGGCAATACGAAATAGAGTCTGGCcggatggagaagctgcttGTTCGATGCGCTCTACCGGTGCGCGATATCGCCGTCTCGAAGGACGGGGAGTGGGCGGCTGTTGCAAGCGAGTCAGTAACCTACCTTTATATTGAGCACTTGATGTATCAGGGATGAGGCTAACAAAATGTGCGCTACTGCTAGTGAGCTTACGGTCAAGATCGTGAACATCGAGGACATGACAAAGGTTAAATATCTCCGGGAACAAGCCAAGGGAACAAAGCATGTCACCTTCGACCCCAGCGGGCGGTACGTTACAGTATCATGTACAGACGGGATGCTCTATATCTATTCGATGCTTTCCGACGAGCCTGAATTGGTCCGCAAGGTGGATGGAGTGATCCGAAGGCTGGAACCGGAGGATGAAGCGACCGCGCGGATTGTGTGGCATCCGGATGGAACTGCCTTCGCGTCTGCGGAAGCGACAAGGGATATTGCTATCTTCTCGGTGGGCgagtggaagaaagagaaagtgtTCTCTGGTGGGCATAACGGAGAGGTCACGGCGATTAGCTGGTCGCCTAATGGGGCACTACTGGCGACTGCCGGTAAGGATGGCCAGGTTTTGCTCTGGGAGACGAAGACGCAAAAGGTTCTGGAACGGTACGATTTTGCGAATGTGATCAATCTCGCCTGGCACCCCAGCAATAATTCGCTGTCGTTCACGACATCCGACGGAGAGTTGTTCATCTATGACGGTA
It contains:
- the ilv3C gene encoding putative dihydroxy-acid dehydratase (COG:E;~EggNog:ENOG410PIS1;~InterPro:IPR020558,IPR000581,IPR037237,IPR042096;~PFAM:PF00920;~go_function: GO:0003824 - catalytic activity [Evidence IEA]), whose translation is MDNISHTSPRSDYDLSTPITSTSGLRQGLSSYGDAHFSLFLRKVFIKALGYSDEALSRPIVGIINTYSGFNPCHANAPQLIEAVKRGVHLQGGLAIEFPTISIQESFSHPTSMFLRNLMSMDTEEMIRAQPLDACVMIGGCDKTVPAQLMGGISANKPILPLITGPMLPGSHRGQRIGACTDCRNNWAAFRAKEIDIEEISAINEELAPTVGTCGVMGTASTMACITAALGMMPLRGASAPAVSSARIRVAEETGANAVAVARAERRPQDILSKESFLNAITVLQAIGGSTNAVVHLMAIVNRHPKLQGVITLQTIEEVGQRTPLLIDLKPSGDNYMNDFHNAGGMLVLLHTLRPLLHLSAMTISGQTLGEVLDSSPFRTFPLSQQIIRPLSDPLHPSSSLVVLRGNIAPDGAVMKASASKDRRLLSHSGPAVVFENSIDLAKRIDDPNLEVTPDSVLVLKGIGPIGNPGMPEAGLIPIPRKLGSAGVKDMLRLSDGRMSGTAGGTIVLHISPESALRQSPFGVVQTGDLITCDVTKRKLQLEISDEELKRRIDARKQALKANGAERSHANQRERGYRGLYERSVNQAQDGADFDFLAASGPSFYDGK